CGGACACCTCGACAATGACTGAGTACGACTACGAGGAGCTGGGGCTCGTCGCCGGTCTGGAGATCCATCAGCAACTCGATACCGCGACGAAACTGTTCTGTGACTGTCCGACAACGATCCGCGAACCCGAAGAGAGCGGGCGCTCCTTTACTCGCTATCTGCACCCGACCAAGAGCGAGCTCGGGGAGATCGACGAGGCGGCGCTTGAGGAAAGCATGGTCGACCGGGAGTTCGAGTATCTGGCCTACGACACGACCTGTCTCGTCGAGGAGGACGACGAACCACCCCATCGGGTCGACCGCGAGGCGATGGAGACGACGCTGGAAATCGCCCAGCTACTGGATATGTCCGTCGTCGATCAGGTGAACGTCATGCGAAAGATCGTCGTCGACGGCTCGAACACCACTGGGTTCCAGCGCTCGATGCTGGTCGCTAACGACGGGGCCATCGAGACGAGCGCCGGCCCGGTCGGTATCGAGGACATGCTACTGGAGGAGGAGTCCTGCCAGCGAGTCGAGGAAACCGACGACGGGGTCCGCTTCTCGCTGGACCGCCTCGGCATTCCGCTGATCGAAATCGGGACGAAGCCGGACATCAGTTCGCCCGAGCAGGCCCGCGAGGCCGCCGAGCGAATCGGGATGCTGCTGCGTTCGACGGGTAAGGTCAAGCGCGGCCTCGGGACCATCCGGCAGGACGTGAATGTCTCCATCGAGGAGGGCGCGCGCATCGAACTGAAGGGCGTCCAGAGCCTCGACGACATCGACGACCTCGTCCGCAACGAGGTCCGTCGGCAGGTCGAACTGCTCGACATCGCCGAGGAACTCGCCGAGCGCGACGCCGCAATCGGCGAGCCACAGGACGTAACTGGGGTATTCGAGGACACGGACTCTGGCGTCATCGAAGGCGCGCTCTCCTCGGGCGGGACGGTTCAGGGGCTTCTGCTCGAAGGGTTCGACGGGCTCGTCGGC
The Haloarcula sp. CBA1129 genome window above contains:
- the gatE gene encoding Glu-tRNA(Gln) amidotransferase subunit GatE — encoded protein: MTEYDYEELGLVAGLEIHQQLDTATKLFCDCPTTIREPEESGRSFTRYLHPTKSELGEIDEAALEESMVDREFEYLAYDTTCLVEEDDEPPHRVDREAMETTLEIAQLLDMSVVDQVNVMRKIVVDGSNTTGFQRSMLVANDGAIETSAGPVGIEDMLLEEESCQRVEETDDGVRFSLDRLGIPLIEIGTKPDISSPEQAREAAERIGMLLRSTGKVKRGLGTIRQDVNVSIEEGARIELKGVQSLDDIDDLVRNEVRRQVELLDIAEELAERDAAIGEPQDVTGVFEDTDSGVIEGALSSGGTVQGLLLEGFDGLVGREIQPDRRLGTELSDHAKRHGAGGIFHTDELPAYGVTEAEVEALRDAVGAGPEDAVAIVADDPETAELAIDAVAERAETSLEGVPEETRDANEDATSRYLRPLPGAARMYPETDVPPVEPDVTEVETPELLTEKVDRYVSEFDLGSGLAEQVAYGQQWPLFEALVAGEGVDPTLAAGTLESTLTELRRDDVPVENLTDEHLQGAILLVDGGDVPREGMEDLLTALAETPSLTAEEAVEQEGLGGVDESEVRDAVVGVVERHEDQIAEEGMGAFSALMGECMGALRGKADGDTVSDVLRSEIQKRA